A genomic segment from Salvia splendens isolate huo1 chromosome 13, SspV2, whole genome shotgun sequence encodes:
- the LOC121762949 gene encoding auxin transporter-like protein 2: MAASDKVVESVIAGNYEEMETDGKPRDFRSTISNFFWHGGSVYDAWFSCASNQVAQVLLTLPYSFSQVGMTSGILFQLFYGVMGSWTAYLISILYVEYRTRKEREKVEFRNHVIQWFEVLDGLLGKHWRNVGLAFNCTFLLFGSVIQLIACASNIYYINDNLDKRSWTYIFGACCATTVFIPSFHNYRIWSFLGLIMTTYTAWYLTIASLLHGQVEGVKHSGPTKLVLYFTGATNILYTFGGHAVTVEIMHAMWRPQKFKAIYLLATVYVLTLTIPSASAVYWAFGDLLLNHSNAFALLPRSPFRDISVILMLIHQFITFGFACTPLYFVWEKAIGMHECRSLCKRAAARLPVVIPIWFLAIVFPFFGPINSTVGSLLVSFTVYIIPSLAHIFTFRTSAARENAVEQPSKYMGRWVGTYTINVFVVIWVLIVGFGFGGWASMTNFIHQIDTFGLFTKCYQCMPQLPPPPHFHNATAPLLPPPANLTHAPPHLHAL; the protein is encoded by the exons ATGGCGGCG tcGGACAAGGTGGTGGAGAGCGTGATAGCCGGAAACTACGAAGAGATGGAGACTGACGGTAAGCCCCGAGATTTCCGATCCACCATTTCCAATTTCTTCTGGCATGGAGGCTCCGTCTACGACGCCTGGTTCAGCTGCGCTTCCAATCAG GTGGCGCAGGTGCTGCTGACGTTGCCGTACTCGTTCTCCCAGGTGGGGATGACGTCAGGCATTCTGTTTCAGCTGTTTTACGGCGTGATGGGCAGTTGGACGGCCTACCTCATCAGCATTCTCTACGTCGAGTACCGAACCAGAAAAGAGCGTGAAAAAGTTGAGTTCAGAAACCATGTTATTCAg TGGTTTGAAGTTCTGGATGGGCTGCTGGGGAAGCACTGGAGAAATGTGGGACTGGCTTTCAACTGCACTTTCCTTCTCTTTGGATCCGTAATTCAGCTCATTGCCTGTGCCAG caatatttattatataaacgACAATTTGGACAAGAGGAGTTGGACCTACATATTCGGAGCATGCTGTGCCACCACCGTCTTCATCCCATCTTTCCATAACTACAGAATTTGGTCTTTTCTTGGCCTTATTATGACTACTTACACTGCTTGGTACCTCACCATTGCTTCCTTACTCCATGGACAG GTGGAAGGTGTGAAGCACTCGGGCCCCACCAAGTTGGTCCTATACTTCACTGGAGCCACAAACATTCTCTACACCTTTGGGGGGCATGCTGTCACAGT AGAGATAATGCACGCAATGTGGAGGCCGCAAAAGTTCAAGGCAATATACTTGTTGGCAACTGTGTATGTGTTGACGCTAACAATTCCATCGGCATCAGCTGTGTACTGGGCTTTTGGTGATCTCCTCCTCAACCACTCCAACGCATTTGCCCTTCTTCCCAGATCACCCTTCAGGGACATTTCCGTCATTTTAATGCTCATTCACCAG TTTATAACGTTCGGGTTTGCCTGCACGCCACTCTACTTTGTGTGGGAGAAGGCCATCGGGATGCATGAGTGTCGAAGCCTGTGCAAGAGGGCGGCCGCGCGCCTCCCTGTGGTCATCCCCATCTGGTTCCTGGCCATCGTCTTCCCCTTCTTCGGCCCCATCAACTCCACCGTCGGATCGCTTCTTGTTAGCTTCACCGTCTATATCATTCCCTCTTTAGCCCACATTTTCACCTTCCGAACATCTGCCGCTCGTGAG AATGCGGTGGAGCAGCCGTCGAAATACATGGGACGATGGGTGGGGACGTATACGATCAACGTATTCGTAGTTATATGGGTTTTGATTGTCGGGTTCGGGTTTGGTGGATGGGCCAGTATGACTAACTTCATCCATCAAATTGATACATTTGGCCTCTTCACCAAATGCTACCAATGCATGCCTCAGCTCCCACCGCCACCGCACTTCCACAATGCCACCGCTCCTCTTCTCCCTCCGCCCGCTAACCTCACTCACGCGCCGCCTCATCTTCACGCCCTATGA